CCAGCATCATTCTACAGGAAATATTCTCATATTTACCATACAACTGCCGGTTACGAGCCTCCCAGgtaatcttcaattttttttttccctcAAGGCCGTTTAAATTGTGACCAACACAGTGGGTAATTAAACCACTCTCTGTGTTGAGgtttattttctctatttttctttctctctcccccctctctctctctcactctgttctgtttattaatatactctgaatattaattttaagcattcattttatttgatagttctattgttttatacactcaaataaagaaaaagggcAAGTGAGAAACTATTTAGAAACTTACAAAAAATTAGTTATCAAACAGtagttgaatattaatttcgtatgTTTCCATTCTTAGTCTTTGAAATCATCCTTTAATggtttttatgttttaatataagaCTGAATTGTTTTGAACTGTggtacttttaaaatatatgtgcTACATATTTAGCATTTGTTTACCTCTTTGGagattttatagattttatagATCACAGATTTTATAGATTTGTTTAAtagtttattcaaattaatttgcatagGTGTGCAAAAATTGGAGATGCGCTCTATTTCATCCTCATTTTTGGAAAAAGATCACATTTGTCCTGAAAGATGAAGACAGTGTATCATGGACTAAGTATGTAAAGTTTTTCTATACatgtgtaaaatttttaaacatttaagaTTCTACttcttactttatttttttttttagatgcCTGGCAAGCAATTTCGAACTTAGTGTGCAAGAAGTTACAATCATCTGtgatatatcaaattattgtGCGAAAGAAACGTTAGCCCTCTTGAAAAAGCTAAGATATAATAGGCAACTTCGTAAATTGTTTTTGGAACCTATCAATAGTACATTCGAATATGAAGATGGTACAAAATGCACTAAAGCATTGATTTCTTCTCTTATAAGCATTATAAAGAAATCCAATCGTTTAGAAGCTCTAAGTCTGGGATGCATAGAAGATTTAATAGCAAATGCCAGACAAATCGTGATACATCTGCGTAACTACCAGGCAAAGCACTTGACAACTCTTGCTTTGGCATCTGTTAAGGATGATCCTGAtgattttaacattttcaatgcTGGTTATGGACATCTGTTTGATTCATTTGCTAGATTATCTATTTTAACATTAGATTATGAATTCCTAACCAATTCTTTGCTAAAGGCATTGGACAGTGGTACGATGGAAAGGCTTGTAATTCATGTGCATGGTTGGCATTATCAGTTTTCGGGAACAGCTGATGGTAGTTGGCAAAGTTTTGTTCAAAAGAAGTAAGTATTAGTATAGttaatttatcattgttttaatgcaatgaaaaattacttattacgtttcttcaatttcagTCCGAAATGTGAGCTGCGACTAAATCTTCTACATTCTTATATTggtattgaaaaattagataCAAGTATACTTCGTCCTTCCATGCCACTTACACATTTAAAAGTACTATTTtgtgaaaatgttaatattagaGCATTGCATCGATTATCCAGGTGGTATTCGCTTActttaaaatctttaatatGGATCGATTCAGTACAATCTTCAGCAAAAGACATACCAGCAACATATGACCCAAGTGATCCTCATAGGTAAGACGCattgttttatgttataattttactttttaacttttttattaatgtataaatttaatactctGCTGCAGCCCTGATCCACTAGTATTAGTTGCATGGAAGTGTACCAAACTTATGGAAATTGTATTCATAGGCCACAAATATCATCAAGAAAATTTGTTGGCTATTGCACGCCTACGCGGAGATTCGCTTAAGTCGTTAGTATTTGCACAGAGATTCATTGCAACTGATGTTGAATCTTGGCATAAGGCTGAAACTATTACACATGTAAGTCTCTATCTTcaatattgatatttctaaatatagaTTTTGATTTAACAAAACTATTACTGAATtactttacaaattattctttttaattggtttttaattatataggaaataaaagaaataatgggGAGCCAGTGGAAACCATTGAGCGATGAAGATTTACCTGCAGTTGTTAAAAATCCTTTCGAAGGTGATAGCAGGGAAGTTATCATGCCTTTGGTCCTCCAAGaccaaaagtaaatttttatttgcaccAAGGAAATATTACTCCCCAATACCATACATTACTAATCGACATCATCAACAATTTCTGGGCGGGCTACACTCTCAGAAGTAAAGTTATAAAGttatatcctttatttttctataagaaTTGTTTTTACGAGAACTATGGATGTAACATCAAATGGTGGACATGTGTAAATTCGTAGTTTAAAATCAGTAGTTGATGGATATGTTGCCTATCAGGTAAGGATCACACAGTTCCAATGTGTAAACAGCGAGGGTAAAAACGCACACAAGTTCTCCtttataatgattttattagtTCTTATGAGGATATGATAAGCTATAGTTAAAATATGTCTTTCTTGAGTCCGCGATGAGGTACCTAAATTAAGTACGTATCACCCCCTATTTTTGTTTATCGAAACGAATATCAAAGTATTTCGTTGGTTTTTCCTACGAAAAATCATTTGTGGTACAATCACGTTTTATTGCTAACAGTGGTGATCCCAAAACGATCAAAATAAGAGAGATAATAACAATTAGTGATCGTTCCTCTCATCGATGAATATTAGTGAGAAAAAAAGCATATGTAATATACGAGTGTAATAATATCCTTGATAGATATTAAGAATGAAAGCATTACAAGACGATCAAGGTCTCACCTAAACGGACCTTCGATGTGACGTATACCTGTTGATATCAcgggaaaataatttcaaatgtgTGTGAAGGGGAATACTACCAATTAAAATCAACGCGAAACAAAAACAACAAGACTAGATGAGAGAAAGAACTGATCTCACGATGTTCCACTGGAAAGCGTAACGAAATTCCAAATGTATGTAAGTAGAAATatgttaacaaatatttttccaattctaTGGGAAATTTAGATCGAAGCGAGCGCCAAGAGCATGCAGTGTAAGAAAAAGTAactaaacgaaaaaaaaataaaatatgttggACTTCGTAAAAAGAGAGTTTGCGATTGAGTTGCGATAGAACAAAAGATGCACTCAGAAATATAAGAAGTCGAACAGCGATCCGAggttatttttaataccaaAACCAATCGGACGCTcttgtacaaatattaa
The DNA window shown above is from Bombus pyrosoma isolate SC7728 linkage group LG7, ASM1482585v1, whole genome shotgun sequence and carries:
- the LOC122569244 gene encoding F-box only protein 33 — encoded protein: MIHAENGDVVYLEQLKNPMESDATEKAVSKKCEEQLSSINANSCSSYKDANRSIEMAQEDNNLCWNNLPSIILQEIFSYLPYNCRLRASQVCKNWRCALFHPHFWKKITFVLKDEDSVSWTKCLASNFELSVQEVTIICDISNYCAKETLALLKKLRYNRQLRKLFLEPINSTFEYEDGTKCTKALISSLISIIKKSNRLEALSLGCIEDLIANARQIVIHLRNYQAKHLTTLALASVKDDPDDFNIFNAGYGHLFDSFARLSILTLDYEFLTNSLLKALDSGTMERLVIHVHGWHYQFSGTADGSWQSFVQKNPKCELRLNLLHSYIGIEKLDTSILRPSMPLTHLKVLFCENVNIRALHRLSRWYSLTLKSLIWIDSVQSSAKDIPATYDPSDPHSPDPLVLVAWKCTKLMEIVFIGHKYHQENLLAIARLRGDSLKSLVFAQRFIATDVESWHKAETITHEIKEIMGSQWKPLSDEDLPAVVKNPFEGDSREVIMPLVLQDQK